The following proteins are co-located in the Silene latifolia isolate original U9 population chromosome 1, ASM4854445v1, whole genome shotgun sequence genome:
- the LOC141637927 gene encoding uncharacterized protein LOC141637927 produces the protein MALKADMSKAYDRLNWNFIRGLLSYLNLPGSMVQLIMSTIESVSYEILLNGAPMEKVEPRCGIRQGDPLSPYIFTLCTEVLSQMILYAQDGNLIKGIKICKNGPKISHFISKWIEGYILHDLCGNFIDAPTDFTLLVGDFHDNHRRWDLSSLGFDPGEEVTKKILATYIPCQPSDDSFYWKFSKHGVFTIKSGYYVAAMALSNGPTSNADRFRMSAPIVTFCKSKLWKLPISNKLKVFLWKFMANALPVGSEFLKRKMDWRSFYSLCDESSPCVEYISHLFRDCSFAKALWFGCPLGLRITGGVDIDARVWVINWVTYFLIGPDPNSLLFPLIATLWKIWCCRNEMVFKNRRPWPLSALNFILDDIQCMNEAVSSKDVSLLRASMLDSSPVFGLAKRIRNSFPCWIVGGAGCDNVCTIKCDAAGRADRSSGMGWCLFDGNETLRNTAHARSFASSALHVMALKWALDEGYLHVRLVTDCLILVMQVVGAEKANASVKGIIHDLKSIASHFHCCFLSYCPRGVNRITHNLAQEALL, from the exons ATGGCTTTAAAGGCTGATATGAGTAAAGCCTATGATAGGTTGAACTGGAATTTTATAAGAGGGCTGCTCTCTTACTTAAATTTGCCGGGATCTATGGTCCAACTTATTATGAGCACTATTGAATCTGTTTCTTATGAAATTCTGTTGAATGGTGCTCCTATGGAAAAAGTTGAACCTCGCTGTGGAATTAGACAAGGTGATCCTTTATCCCCTTATATATTCACGCTTTGTACGGAAGTTCTATCCCAAATGATTCTCTATGCTCAGGATGGCAATCTCATTAAGGGTATCAAAATTTGCAAGAATGGGCCGAAAATCTCCCACTTTATT AGTAAATGGATTGAGGGCTATATTCTTCATGATCTTTGTGGGAATTTTATTGATGCTCCTACTGATTTCACGCTATTGGTTGGTGATTTTCATGATAATCATAGGAGATGGGATCTCTCCTCTCTTGGTTTCGATCCGGGTGAGGAAGTTACAAAGAAAATTCTCGCAACTTATATCCCGTGTCAACCCTCGGATGACTCCTTCTACTGGAAATTTTCTAAACATGGTGTTTTCACAATCAAGTCGGGATACTATGTTGCCGCTATGGCCTTATCTAATGGACCTACCTCAAATGCTGATCGCTTTAGAATGTCTGCACCAATTGTGACCTTCTGCAAATCAAAGCTCTGGAAGTTGCCTATTTCTAACAAACTAAAGGTGTTTCTATGGAAATTTATGGCTAATGCCCTTCCAGTGGGCTCTGAATTTCTCAAACGAAAAATGGATTGGCGCTCCTTCTATTCTCTTTGTGATGAATCATCTCCTTGTGTGGAATATATTTCTCACCTCTTTAGAGATTGTAGCTTTGCAAAGGCTTTATGGTTTGGCTGTCCTTTAGGACTTAGAATCACGGGAGGGGTGGACATTGATGCTAGGGTTTGGGTCATAAATTGGGTTACTTATTTCTTAATTGGCCCAGATCCCAACTCCCTCCTCTTTCCCCTTATTGCTACCCTTTGGAAAATCTGGTGTTGTAGGAATGAGATGGTCTTCAAAAATCGTCGCCCTTGGCCTTTGAGTGCTCTCAATTTTATTCTTGATGACATTCAGTGTATGAATGAGGCAGTGAGCAGTAAGGATGTTAGCCTCCTTAGAGCATCTATGTTGGATTCCTCTCCTGTTTTTGGTTTAGCTAAGAGAATTAGAAACTCCTTCCCCTGTTGGATTGTTGGTGGAGCTGGGTGCGATAATGTTTGCACTATCAAGTGTGATGCTGCCGGGAGGGCCGATAGAAGTTCTGGCATGGGGTGGTGCTTGTTTGATGGTAATGAGACCTTAAGGAATACTGCTCACGCTCGCTCGTTTGCCTCGTCTGCCCTGCATGTCATGGCACTcaaatgggccttggacgaaggcTACCTTCATGTTAGACTAGTTACGGATTGTCTTATCTTGGTTATGCAGGTTGTTGGAGCGGAGAAGGCAAATGCATCTGTTAAGGGCATTATCCATGATTTAAAGTCTATTGCGTCTCATTTTCATTGTTGCTTTCTTAGTTACTGTCCTAGGGGGGTGAATAGGATAACTCATAATCTTGCTCAAGAAGCTCTTTTGTAA